Part of the Clostridium sporogenes genome, TAAATAAGCTTAAAAAAATATTAAGCAGCGAAAAAGAACTTTTAAAAGTTATAAAAAAAGAATTAATTGAAGTTAAAGAAACCTATAATGATAAGAGAAGAACATCTATAATAGAAGATGATGAAAAAGCAAAAATAGATATAGAAGAAATAATAGTGGAAGAAGATGTGGTAGTAACTTTATCTAATGAAGGATTTGCAAAGAGAATATCTCTTAAATCCTATAATAGATCTAGTGCTAATGTAGAAGATATAGAGTATAGGGAGGGGGACTTTAATAGGTTCTTAATTCAGTGTAATACAAAGGATACATTGTGTTTAGTAACTAAAGAGGGTAATATGTATCAAATAAAAGTTATAAATATACCAGAATTTAAGTGGAAAGAAAAAGGTGTTAAACTAGATGAAATAATTAAAACTATAGATTTATCTGAAACTATAATAGAAGCTTTTTCAATAGATGATTTTACTGCTCAAAAGGATATGTTATTTATAACAGATAGTGGATATATTAAGAAAACTACATTAGATAAATTTAATACAAATTATACTAAAATAATGGCTTTAAAGCTTAAAAAGGAAGAATCCCTTGTTAAAGCCGATTTGGTAGACCGAACTAGAGAAGAGAAATTCTTTAATATAAAAACTCAAAAAGGACTAAGCTTTAATATAGAGGAACCTAGCTTAGAGGCAGTGGATAGAAATATAGTAGGATATAAATTGTTTGATATTTTACCTAATGATAGTATAAAACAGGTGGATTTTTGTGATAACTATGAATATAAGAGCTTTTATGTAAATATATCTAAAGATGGATTAATAACTATATCAGATTTGAAAGAAAATAAATCACATGTAAGTTTATTTACAGATTCTTCTAAAACTATAGTTTTATTTGATGGTGAGGGTAAAGCATATTATATACCAGCCTTTATGCTTCAAAACATAAAGGAAGAGGGTATAAATATTTCAGCCTTTACTGGGGATAAAATAAACCTACTAAATGCAATATCCACTTTTAGATTTGAAGAAGATATTAGTATCTATTTTGTATCGGAAAAAGGATTAATAAAAAGAACAGTATTAAGTGAACTGAAGATAGAGGGGAATTCAACTCAAGTCTATAAATTTAAAGATAAAGGGGATGAATTAGTAAGTATACTTATAAAGGAACATGGGGAAGAAAAAAATATAATAATAATAACAGAAAAAGCAATGGTTATAAGATTTAAAAGTGAGGCTGTAAATCCTATGGGAAAAATGGCATCAGGAGTTACAGGTATAAGTTTAAAAGATTTAGATAAAGTAATATTAGCCTTAATAGTAGATGAAAATGATACAGGAAAAATAAAAATAAAAACAAAGTCAAAGGATAAAGGAACTGTAGAAATAAATAAAATAAAAGTTCAAAATAGAGCTGGTATAGGAAACAGCTTGATGCCTCTTTTGTTAAATGATTTTGTGGAGGTAGTAGAATTAAAAAAATAATATTATAAAGTAATTATTAAAAAATTAATATAAGAAGGAGCATTATGTATGAATTTAACAGAAGTCTTCATTGAAAATCCTGTAATAGCAGCAGTAAGAGACGAAAAAGATCTAGAAAAAGCATTGGAAAGTAAGGCTAATATAGTATTTGTACTTTTTGGAAACATTATAAATATAAAAAGTAATTGTCATAAACTAAAAGAAAAAGAAAAGAAAATTTTCGTTCATGTGGATATGATAGATGGACTAAAAGGAGACTCAGCTGGGATAGAGTATTTAAAGGAATGTGTAGAATTAGATGGAATAATAAGCACAAAAACTTCTAATATAAAACATGCTACACAAGTAGGATTATATGCAATACAAAGAATTTTTATAATAGACTCATTATCCTTAAAAACAGGAATAAAAAATATATTAGAACATAGACCTACAGCGGTAGAAGTTATGCCTGGAATTGCTAGCAAAATAATAAATAAATTAGAGACTAAAGTAAAAAATATTCCTATAATAGCAGGAGGATTAATAAAAGAAAAAAAGGACGTAATAGAATCTTTATCTGCAGGAGCAGTAGCTATATCTACCACCTCTTGGGAGCTTTGGGATCTTTAAATATATAAGTTATATGAAATATAGTAATAAGATAGGTCGATCCATTTAATTTAGTGGATAATATAGTAGATTTATTTATAGAATAAAACATATATAGAATTTCATAATTTAAATAAAACATTATAATTAGAAAGATATAAAAAAACATATGTGGTATAAAAGGTAGTTAAATTTGTTAGTATAGCCACATATGTTTTTCCATATTTCATCAAAAGTAAAGATAGTATGAAAATATTTTATTTAATTATTATACTTTTTTATCATATATAAGATAAAAATAATTTTAAAGAAGGTGTAAAAGCATATCCTCTTTTATTTCTTTTACAGAATCTTTTTTTAAATTTTCTAGTATTTTAAAGGCAAAATACATTGCTGCAGAAGGTCCTCTACTGGTTATTATATTTCCATCTTGAACAACTAAGTCTTTATTGTAAAGGCCTTCTTTTAAATCCTCTTCAAAACCAGGATAGGAAGTAACCTCTTTTCCTTTTATTATATTTGCCTTACTTAAAACTATTGGACCTGCACAGATAGCGGCTATTAATTTTTTATCTCTATTAAATTCTTTTACTAAATCTATTAATTTATTATTATCTCTTAAATTAGTAGCACCAGGCATACCACCAGGAATAACTAAGGCATTATATTCATTACTTTTGATTTCTTCTAAAGTTTTATCTACGTTAACTAAGATATTATGAGCTCCCTTTATTTCTTTATTAGAAGTAATACTGCACATATCACATTGAATATTAGCTCTTCTTAATACATCTACTACAGTTAGAGCTTCAATTTCTTCAAAGCCCTCTGCTATAAATACTAAAATCTTCGTCATAAATGTTCCTCCTTTAATCTTATTAAGCTACTATACTAATTTCATACAATTTATTAAAACAATAGTATTAATTTTTTTTGAATATAAAAAATTTATTTATTAGAAATGATAAAATACCTGTACCCATTGAGGCTATAAGCGCTGATATATTGGACCAAATAACTTGAGATACATTTAATAAATTGTAAGAAGATAGATTAGATAGTATTATACCATTTAGTATGGCAGCTATACCAATTACAGAGGCATATTGAATATAGGAACTATCTTTTGTTTTAAATGTAAACTTTCTATTTAAAAAATATCCGTTTATAGAGTAAATTGAAAAAGAAATAAGTTTAAATAAATAATTAATATTTCCACTATACATACCAGTAAAAAACCATAACAAATTTAATACTAAAAAATCTATAAGTACATTTAAAGCTCCTATAGAGGCATATTTTATAAATTCTATAAAGCCTTTATTTTTAAACATAAAACCCCTTCTATTCTATATAAAAATAATTAATATTTTAAAATGAATTATATCATAATATTATACTTTAAAGTATAATATTTCAAGTGAATAAGGGAGTTTTATACAAAATAATAAATTTAAAAGGGACAGTTCATACAAAATATATAAAACTTAAAATCTTATAAATCAAAGAAGGAAAATTTTGTTGATTAAAAGGTGAGTGAAAAAAGTAAAAATTAATTTAAAATTTTCTATTTTTTAGTATAATAGAATATATTATTTGTATTTATAGCATACAAGCTATAATATGTAAATTTAAAATATTCATTTAAAGAGAATGATTTTAGAATATAAATTTGATAAAAATGAACTGTACCTAATTAAATTAAGAGAGGTGATAATATTTTAATTTTTGATTAAAATATAAATTATGGAAAAATTAAAATTAGAAAATGGAATAAAGGTAGTTTATGAAAAAACTTTAAGTAATATAAGCTCTATATCTATAGGTTTTAATGCAGGGGCTTTAGAAGAAAAAGATGAGTTTCCTTTTGGTACAGCCCATGCTGTAGAGCACATGGTGTCTAAGGGAACTTTTAATAGAACAGAGAAAGAAATAAATATTTTAGCAGATAGTATCTTTGGGTTTGAAAATGCTATGACTAATTATCCTTATGCAGTATATTATGGAAGTTTTTTGAAGGAGGATTTAAAAAAAGCCTTAGATTTTTATAGTGATATATTATTAAATCCAAAGTTTGAAGAAAAAGCTTTTCAGGAAGAAAAATCTATTATATTAGAGGAATTAAAAGAATGGAGAGAGGATCCTTATCAATTTTGTGAGGATCAAATGCTAAAAAATTCTTTTAGAGAAAGAAGAATAAAAGAATTGATTATAGGTAATGAGAAAAGTATTAGAAATATTACTTTAAATCATCTAAAAGATTTTTATAATACCTACTATACCCCTAAAAATTGTGTGATTACCATAGTAACACCAATGGATAAAGAGGAAACTATAAAAAGTGTAAAGAAATTTTTTGAAAACTTTAATAAACCCTACAGAAAAATAGAAAAAGTAAGATATGAAAATAGAAAAGAAAATATTTATATTAATTATAAAGAGGGTATGGAAGGAGCTAAAATAATATATAGCTATGATATTCATAGTCTAAATAAAGAAGAAATAATAGCTCTTAAGATATTTAATGAGATATTCGCGGAAGGTACAAGTAGCATTTTGTTCCATAATATTAGGACTAAAAATTCCTTAGCCTATGATGTGGGAAGCAGTTTCAAAAATGAAAGAGGTATAAAGTTATTTGATTTTTATATAGGTACATCCAAAGAAAAAGTAAGTAAAGCTATTAATATAATGGACAAAACTTTAGAAGAAATAATAGATAACGAAGAATATTTTACAAAAGAAAATATACGTAGAGCCTTAAAAAGTATAAAACTTAAAAAAGCTATACGTCATGAAATATCTATAAGATTAGCTTTAGATATTACCACTTCTGAACTTATGTATAAAGATAGTTTAAATATAAATGATTCTATAGAAGATTTATATTTAATAAAAGAAGAAAATATAAAAAAAGTATTGAAAAAGATTTTTAAAAATAA contains:
- a CDS encoding DNA topoisomerase IV subunit A — encoded protein: MAKKIVIPKDNNIVAFPLEEAMPENYLPYAVEVAKERALPDVRDGLKPVQRRIVYGSYMLKAFPDKPYYKSARIVGDILGKYHPHGDSSVYDAMVILAQNFTTRMPIIDGHGNWGSQDGDSAAAMRYTEARLTPIAMEMIRDIDKDVVNMVDNYSNSEKEPEVLPAKFPNILVNGAFGIAVGLATNIPPHNLGEVIDGTLAYIDKNEITTKELLNYIKGPDLPTGGVIIGKNSMLSAYETGEGRVTLRAKTTIEKLENGRLAIVITEFPFRKNKAKLLQFISEMTADKKHSKALENITDIRDESDRNGTRAVIEFKKIVTEDVVEKTLKYLYKKTDLQSNISFNMVALADGKPKTLGLKAMLKYYVEHQKEVVTRKTKRELEIAEKRFHIVEGFIKAIGIMDEIIKTIRESKSKKNARENLMEKFSFTDIQAEAILELMLYKLTGLEIVAFEKEYKELEKLINKLKKILSSEKELLKVIKKELIEVKETYNDKRRTSIIEDDEKAKIDIEEIIVEEDVVVTLSNEGFAKRISLKSYNRSSANVEDIEYREGDFNRFLIQCNTKDTLCLVTKEGNMYQIKVINIPEFKWKEKGVKLDEIIKTIDLSETIIEAFSIDDFTAQKDMLFITDSGYIKKTTLDKFNTNYTKIMALKLKKEESLVKADLVDRTREEKFFNIKTQKGLSFNIEEPSLEAVDRNIVGYKLFDILPNDSIKQVDFCDNYEYKSFYVNISKDGLITISDLKENKSHVSLFTDSSKTIVLFDGEGKAYYIPAFMLQNIKEEGINISAFTGDKINLLNAISTFRFEEDISIYFVSEKGLIKRTVLSELKIEGNSTQVYKFKDKGDELVSILIKEHGEEKNIIIITEKAMVIRFKSEAVNPMGKMASGVTGISLKDLDKVILALIVDENDTGKIKIKTKSKDKGTVEINKIKVQNRAGIGNSLMPLLLNDFVEVVELKK
- a CDS encoding glycerol-3-phosphate responsive antiterminator, which translates into the protein MNLTEVFIENPVIAAVRDEKDLEKALESKANIVFVLFGNIINIKSNCHKLKEKEKKIFVHVDMIDGLKGDSAGIEYLKECVELDGIISTKTSNIKHATQVGLYAIQRIFIIDSLSLKTGIKNILEHRPTAVEVMPGIASKIINKLETKVKNIPIIAGGLIKEKKDVIESLSAGAVAISTTSWELWDL
- a CDS encoding DJ-1 family glyoxalase III, with product MTKILVFIAEGFEEIEALTVVDVLRRANIQCDMCSITSNKEIKGAHNILVNVDKTLEEIKSNEYNALVIPGGMPGATNLRDNNKLIDLVKEFNRDKKLIAAICAGPIVLSKANIIKGKEVTSYPGFEEDLKEGLYNKDLVVQDGNIITSRGPSAAMYFAFKILENLKKDSVKEIKEDMLLHLL
- a CDS encoding GtrA family protein codes for the protein MFKNKGFIEFIKYASIGALNVLIDFLVLNLLWFFTGMYSGNINYLFKLISFSIYSINGYFLNRKFTFKTKDSSYIQYASVIGIAAILNGIILSNLSSYNLLNVSQVIWSNISALIASMGTGILSFLINKFFIFKKN
- a CDS encoding M16 family metallopeptidase; translated protein: MEKLKLENGIKVVYEKTLSNISSISIGFNAGALEEKDEFPFGTAHAVEHMVSKGTFNRTEKEINILADSIFGFENAMTNYPYAVYYGSFLKEDLKKALDFYSDILLNPKFEEKAFQEEKSIILEELKEWREDPYQFCEDQMLKNSFRERRIKELIIGNEKSIRNITLNHLKDFYNTYYTPKNCVITIVTPMDKEETIKSVKKFFENFNKPYRKIEKVRYENRKENIYINYKEGMEGAKIIYSYDIHSLNKEEIIALKIFNEIFAEGTSSILFHNIRTKNSLAYDVGSSFKNERGIKLFDFYIGTSKEKVSKAINIMDKTLEEIIDNEEYFTKENIRRALKSIKLKKAIRHEISIRLALDITTSELMYKDSLNINDSIEDLYLIKEENIKKVLKKIFKNKVIQILQ